A genomic window from Aquila chrysaetos chrysaetos chromosome 9, bAquChr1.4, whole genome shotgun sequence includes:
- the LOC115346241 gene encoding protein phosphatase 1 regulatory subunit 3E-like, with translation MDKAGSLHTSVPTPPPRLYLPRNFSCSACLYGSLAEQCKGGCSPDGDAAPPPVVREAAGEKPPPPPRGREPSLPAVPPSPTQRRRAKSLPTPGDRSLRPALQQSPSRRKTVRFADSLGLELTSVRHFCEADLPQVPLPAPPPPSRTADLFKTRKPPALGDLEPVLFGPPPPLLEPLFPPQPGASPGFAERVRRHKVRLEWVRAEPAGLRGAVRVLNLAYEKAVSVRYTLNGWASCAEVPAAYQPAGPADGLTDRFAFLLPLGAAAAEAALEFAVRYRVAGAEYWDNNEGKNYRLRGRQRGPPAAGPPQDPDSTAWIHFI, from the coding sequence ATGGATAAGGCGGGCTCGCTGCACACCTCGGTGCCCACGCCGCCGCCCCGGCTCTACCTGCCGCGCAACTTCAGCTGCAGCGCTTGCCTCTATGGCAGCCTGGCCGAGCAGTGCaaggggggctgcagccccgaCGGCGACGCCGCGCCCCCGCCCGTGGTGCGGGAAGCGGCGGGCGAgaagccgccgccgccgccccgcggccgggAGCCCTCGCTGCCCGccgtgccccccagccccacgcagcGCCGCCGCGCCAAGTCGCTGCCCACGCCCGGCGACCGCAGCCTGCGCCCGGCGCTGCAGCAGAGCCCGTCTCGCCGCAAGACGGTGCGGTTCGCCGACTCCCTCGGCCTGGAGCTCACCTCCGTGCGCCACTTCTGCGAGGCCGACCTGCCGCAGgtgccgctgcccgccccgccgccgccgtcgcgCACCGCCGACCTCTTCAAGACCAGGAAGCCGCCGGCGCTGGGCGACCTGGAGCCGGTGCTGTtcgggccgccgccgccgctgctggaGCCGCTCTTCCCGCCGCAGCCCGGCGCCAGCCCCGGCTTCGCGGAGCGGGTGCGGCGGCACAAGGTGAGGCTGGAGTGGGTGCGGGCCGAGCCGGCGGGGCTGCGCGGCGCCGTGCGCGTCCTCAACCTGGCCTACGAGAAGGCCGTGTCGGTGCGCTACACGCTCAACGGCTGGGCCAGCTGCGCCGAGGTGCCCGCCGCCTACCAGCCGGCCGGGCCGGCGGACGGCCTCACCGACCGCTTcgccttcctcctgcccctgggcgccgccgccgccgaggccGCCCTGGAGTTCGCCGTCCGCTACCGCGTCGCCGGCGCCGAGTACTGGGACAACAACGAGGGCAAGAACTACCGGCTGCGGGGCCGGCAGCgcggcccgcccgccgccggtCCCCCGCAGGACCCCGACAGCACCGCCTGGATCCACTTCATCTGA
- the ATMIN gene encoding ATM interactor isoform X2, whose product MKMHAEKKHKCDKCSNSYGTEWYLKRHIEVCGKTFQCTCGCPYASRTALLSHIYRTGHEIPAEHRDPPSKKRKMETSVHNQQLAEKANEAFINTHNNNPGTQELESSEVKLVASLEGSCSSNFTNQMQPKCTPKMLLPKPKVALVKLPVMQLAHLPIYVSATDSSVKPAVVAVDNQGSVLSTVHLLPQSIGILIPALEAETLVFKDSMPVSKVTNSGDREPVSTGVQVELDTVASNNTGQELGNVCHKNKISSINIQTDLSYISQNFVPAAAWTPNSSVSSCSQTDLSFSSQVSLPISVQTQTLLPASKLTSSIAAQTDAFSQVCFPACGISRETQTSRTQDSIDGRVQMDQAVTCSDIFDNVHSSYNVSTHIQLPENNLMPANIDQTLLQRSNGKSLTQDTVKSESLISFNTQTNILPPQNTTDNQTQTMDLLSDLENIFSGNMSGQTLDNRGLLSETSSNADTHLPSGPSQSTGIDFDIEEFFSASNIQTQTEESELGTLNSEPVLESLDIETQTDFLFSDSATQSYSCRGNSNFLGLEMFDTQTQTDLNFFLDSNTHLPLGSILKQSSFSMSTDSSDTETQTEVYPATKNIPTQNIESKVQLSSAETQTMDSCFENLGSLFLTSNETQTAMDDFLLADLAWNTMESQFSSVETQTCEELCSLFQSSDKPSH is encoded by the exons ATGAAAATGCATGCTGAAAAGAAGCACAAATGCGATAAATGTAGTAACTCCTATGGTACAGAATGGTATTTGAAACGGCATATAGAGGTCTGTGGCAAGACTTTCCAGTGTACTTGTGGGTGCCCTTATGCCAGCAGAACAGCATTACTGTCTCATATTTACAGAACTGGCCATGAAATTCCTGCAGAACACAG GGATCCTCCtagtaagaaaaggaaaatggaaacctCTGTACATAATCAGCAGTtggcagagaaagcaaatgaagcATTCATCAATACACACAATAATAATCCTGGCACTCAAGAATTGGAGTCCTCTGAAGTGAAACTAGTGGCCTCTCTTGAAGGCTCCTGCAGTTCTAACTTCACGAACCAAATGCAGCCAAAATGTACACCGAAGATGCTTTTACCAAAGCCCAAGGTGGCTTTGGTTAAACTTCCAGTGATGCAGCTTGCTCACTTGCCTATATATGTATCTGCAACAGACTCTTCTGTCAAACCTGCTGTAGTGGCTGTTGATAATCAAGGTTCAGTTCTAAGTACTGTTCATTTATTGCCTCAATCTATAGGAATTCTGATTCCAGCACTGGAGGCAGAAACACTTGTATTTAAAGATAGTATGCCTGTTTCAAAAGTGACAAATTCCGGTGATCGTGAACCAGTAAGTACTGGTGTACAAGTTGAGTTGGATACGGTTGCATCAAATAACACAGGGCAAGAGCTGGGGAATGTTTGTCACAAGAATAAAATTTCTTCAATAAATATACAGACTGACTTATCTTATATTTCACAGAACTTTGTACCGGCTGCAGCCTGGACTCCCAATTCTTCTGTATCCTCTTGCTCTCAGACAGATCTGTCATTCAGTTCACAGGTTTCATTGCCTATCAGTGTACAAACACAGACgctgctgcctgcttccaaACTGACTTCATCCATAGCTGCTCAGACTGATGCTTTTAGTCAGGTTTGTTTTCCAGCATGCGGCATTTCTAGAGAGACTCAAACCAGTAGGACACAGGACTCTATTGATGGAAGAGTGCAAATGGACCAGGCTGTAACGTGCAGTGACATCTTTGACAACGTTCATTCATCATATAATGTTTCTACTCACATTCAACTtccagaaaacaatttaatgcCTGCAAATATAGATCAAACCTTGCTGCAAAGGAGTAATGGCAAGAGCCTGACTCAAGATACGGTCAAGTCTGAATCCCTTATCAGCTTCAACACACAGACTAATATACTTCCACCTCAAAATACGACGGATAATCAAACCCAGACAATGGACCTACTAAGTGATTTGGAAAACATCTTTTCGGGAAACATGTCTGGCCAGACACTGGATAATCGTGGCCTTTTGTCTGAGACAAGTTCTAATGCTGACACACATCTGCCATCTGGTCCATCACAGAGCACAGGAATAGACTTTGACATTGAAGAGTTCTTTTCAGCATCCAATATCCAAACTCAGACTGAAGAGAGTGAGCTTGGTACCCTAAACTCTGAGCCAGTTTTGGAGTCACTGGACATTGAAACTCAGActgatttcttattttcagataGTGCCACTCAATCATATAGCTGCCGAGGAAATTCTAACTTCCTAGGTTTGGAGATGTTTGATACACAGACACAAACAgacttgaatttctttttggaCAGTAATACCCATCTGCCTTTAGGAAGTATTCTGAAGCAGTCTAGTTTCTCCATGAGTACTGACTCCTCTGATACAGAAACCCAGACAGAAGTATATCCGGCTACTAAAAATATACCTACTCAGAATATTGAAAGCAAAGTCCAGCTCAGTAGCGCTGAAACACAGACTATGGATAGCTGCTTTGAGAATCTAGGGAGTTTATTCCTTACCAGCAATGAGACACAGACAGCAATGGATGACTTTCTTCTGGCTGACTTAGCCTGGAATACAATGGAGTCCCAGTTCAGTTCAGTAGAAACACAGACCTGTGAAGAGCTGTGCTCCTTGTTTCAGAGCTCTGACAAGCCCAGCCATTGA
- the ATMIN gene encoding ATM interactor isoform X1, whose translation MAAAAAAGRRGGGLGRPPAPAPVPVGDLPPAGELVRPSVTELSQVRTNILCTVPGCGKVLPNSPALNMHLSKAHPVQDGKLNAPVRKGLKTSQKFYCCPIEGCPRGPNRPFSQFSLVKQHFMKMHAEKKHKCDKCSNSYGTEWYLKRHIEVCGKTFQCTCGCPYASRTALLSHIYRTGHEIPAEHRDPPSKKRKMETSVHNQQLAEKANEAFINTHNNNPGTQELESSEVKLVASLEGSCSSNFTNQMQPKCTPKMLLPKPKVALVKLPVMQLAHLPIYVSATDSSVKPAVVAVDNQGSVLSTVHLLPQSIGILIPALEAETLVFKDSMPVSKVTNSGDREPVSTGVQVELDTVASNNTGQELGNVCHKNKISSINIQTDLSYISQNFVPAAAWTPNSSVSSCSQTDLSFSSQVSLPISVQTQTLLPASKLTSSIAAQTDAFSQVCFPACGISRETQTSRTQDSIDGRVQMDQAVTCSDIFDNVHSSYNVSTHIQLPENNLMPANIDQTLLQRSNGKSLTQDTVKSESLISFNTQTNILPPQNTTDNQTQTMDLLSDLENIFSGNMSGQTLDNRGLLSETSSNADTHLPSGPSQSTGIDFDIEEFFSASNIQTQTEESELGTLNSEPVLESLDIETQTDFLFSDSATQSYSCRGNSNFLGLEMFDTQTQTDLNFFLDSNTHLPLGSILKQSSFSMSTDSSDTETQTEVYPATKNIPTQNIESKVQLSSAETQTMDSCFENLGSLFLTSNETQTAMDDFLLADLAWNTMESQFSSVETQTCEELCSLFQSSDKPSH comes from the exons GATGGAAAACTTAATGCACCAGTAAGGAAGGGTTTGAAAACTTCACAGAAATTCTACTGCTGTCCTATTGAAGGCTGCCCTAGAGGACCAAACAGACcattttcccaattttctcttgTAAAACAG CACTTTATGAAAATGCATGCTGAAAAGAAGCACAAATGCGATAAATGTAGTAACTCCTATGGTACAGAATGGTATTTGAAACGGCATATAGAGGTCTGTGGCAAGACTTTCCAGTGTACTTGTGGGTGCCCTTATGCCAGCAGAACAGCATTACTGTCTCATATTTACAGAACTGGCCATGAAATTCCTGCAGAACACAG GGATCCTCCtagtaagaaaaggaaaatggaaacctCTGTACATAATCAGCAGTtggcagagaaagcaaatgaagcATTCATCAATACACACAATAATAATCCTGGCACTCAAGAATTGGAGTCCTCTGAAGTGAAACTAGTGGCCTCTCTTGAAGGCTCCTGCAGTTCTAACTTCACGAACCAAATGCAGCCAAAATGTACACCGAAGATGCTTTTACCAAAGCCCAAGGTGGCTTTGGTTAAACTTCCAGTGATGCAGCTTGCTCACTTGCCTATATATGTATCTGCAACAGACTCTTCTGTCAAACCTGCTGTAGTGGCTGTTGATAATCAAGGTTCAGTTCTAAGTACTGTTCATTTATTGCCTCAATCTATAGGAATTCTGATTCCAGCACTGGAGGCAGAAACACTTGTATTTAAAGATAGTATGCCTGTTTCAAAAGTGACAAATTCCGGTGATCGTGAACCAGTAAGTACTGGTGTACAAGTTGAGTTGGATACGGTTGCATCAAATAACACAGGGCAAGAGCTGGGGAATGTTTGTCACAAGAATAAAATTTCTTCAATAAATATACAGACTGACTTATCTTATATTTCACAGAACTTTGTACCGGCTGCAGCCTGGACTCCCAATTCTTCTGTATCCTCTTGCTCTCAGACAGATCTGTCATTCAGTTCACAGGTTTCATTGCCTATCAGTGTACAAACACAGACgctgctgcctgcttccaaACTGACTTCATCCATAGCTGCTCAGACTGATGCTTTTAGTCAGGTTTGTTTTCCAGCATGCGGCATTTCTAGAGAGACTCAAACCAGTAGGACACAGGACTCTATTGATGGAAGAGTGCAAATGGACCAGGCTGTAACGTGCAGTGACATCTTTGACAACGTTCATTCATCATATAATGTTTCTACTCACATTCAACTtccagaaaacaatttaatgcCTGCAAATATAGATCAAACCTTGCTGCAAAGGAGTAATGGCAAGAGCCTGACTCAAGATACGGTCAAGTCTGAATCCCTTATCAGCTTCAACACACAGACTAATATACTTCCACCTCAAAATACGACGGATAATCAAACCCAGACAATGGACCTACTAAGTGATTTGGAAAACATCTTTTCGGGAAACATGTCTGGCCAGACACTGGATAATCGTGGCCTTTTGTCTGAGACAAGTTCTAATGCTGACACACATCTGCCATCTGGTCCATCACAGAGCACAGGAATAGACTTTGACATTGAAGAGTTCTTTTCAGCATCCAATATCCAAACTCAGACTGAAGAGAGTGAGCTTGGTACCCTAAACTCTGAGCCAGTTTTGGAGTCACTGGACATTGAAACTCAGActgatttcttattttcagataGTGCCACTCAATCATATAGCTGCCGAGGAAATTCTAACTTCCTAGGTTTGGAGATGTTTGATACACAGACACAAACAgacttgaatttctttttggaCAGTAATACCCATCTGCCTTTAGGAAGTATTCTGAAGCAGTCTAGTTTCTCCATGAGTACTGACTCCTCTGATACAGAAACCCAGACAGAAGTATATCCGGCTACTAAAAATATACCTACTCAGAATATTGAAAGCAAAGTCCAGCTCAGTAGCGCTGAAACACAGACTATGGATAGCTGCTTTGAGAATCTAGGGAGTTTATTCCTTACCAGCAATGAGACACAGACAGCAATGGATGACTTTCTTCTGGCTGACTTAGCCTGGAATACAATGGAGTCCCAGTTCAGTTCAGTAGAAACACAGACCTGTGAAGAGCTGTGCTCCTTGTTTCAGAGCTCTGACAAGCCCAGCCATTGA